A window from Drosophila nasuta strain 15112-1781.00 chromosome 3, ASM2355853v1, whole genome shotgun sequence encodes these proteins:
- the LOC132792910 gene encoding laminin subunit alpha has product MGRVMAPYSAMGVALALCLIVALCNAELTPPYFNLATGRKIHATATCGEDTDGPELYCKLVGANTENDHNKYSVIQGQVCDHCDPKIPDKNHPPENAIDGTEAWWQSPPLSRGMKFNEVNLTINFEQEFHVAYLFIRMGNSPRPGLWTLEKSMDYGKTWMPWQHFSDTPADCETYFGKDTYKPITKDNDVICTTEYSKIVPLENGEIPVMLLNGRPSATNYFNSTVLQEWTRATNVRIRLLRTKNLLGHLMSVARQDPTVTRRYFYSIKDISIGGRCMCNGHADTCDVKDPSSPVRILACRCQHHTCGIQCNQCCPGFEQKKWRQNTNARPFNCEPCNCHGHSNECTYDEEVNRKGLSLDIHGHYDGGGVCQNCQHNTEGTNCNKCKPKFYRPRGKYWNETDVCSPCNCDLSYSTGHCEEETGKCECRAAFQPPNCDSCAYGYYNYPQCRECECYLNGTNGYNCEAINGICPCKKNFAGALCKECAESYYGFPECKACQCNQQGSINNDCDIVSGNCTCLSNWGGARCERCKDGYYNEPTCTYCDCDHEGTEPEICDKQSGQCICREGFGGPRCDRCLPGYYNYPYCKPCNCSTTGSSANTCDNSGKCSCLLNYSGKLCNMCSAGYYNYPDCLPCNCDEHGSEGVTCNENGCFCKPNFDGRQCERCKESFYNFPACEDCNCDPAGVIDQFAGCGSVPVGELCKCKERVTGRICNECKPLYWNLTISNAEGCQECDCFIDGTISSLDTCASKSGQCHCKPHTTGRSCNECRDGTFDLDAASLFGCKDCACDVGGSWNSECDKVTGQCKCHPRINGRACTQPLTTHYFPTLHQFQYEYEDGLQPSGAQVRYQYDDKVFPDFSSKGYAVFNDIQNEVRNELTVFKSSLYRIVIRYMNPNDVNVTASILIQSENPLEVDQNVKVLLRPTTEPEFVTVAGPQGNKPSAVVLDPSPSPYTFITRANKNVMLDYFVLLPGAYYEASILTRQIANPCELGNMELCRHYKYASVDVFEPATVPFVVDSDGKPNKPTEFYTDSEHLQITGHTGDIPVLSNKQKELNYIVDVPRSGRYILVIDYISDRNFAVPYDIELRVGKDENSLSSVYLYPCLYSTVCRTPINDDGREKSFYINKDDLMPVTLFTEDDDEFRAPIISVTAIPVEEWSIDFINPSPVCVIHNNQCAAPKFRSVPDSKKIEFETDHEDLIATNKPNYAVMDERVKLIFLDSRQNGSIVVESKVADPGRYVILVKYYQPYHPKYQVLYTLTAGKNQYDGKFDIKHCPSSSGCRGVIRPTGDDMWFDIEDDFKFTLTNSRPLGVWLDYLVVVPLEQYNDDLLVEETFDQTKEFIKNCGQDHFHITHNASQFCQNAVFSLTADYNSGALPCNCDYEGSTSFECHPFGGQCQCRKNVIGRQCTACRPGFFGFPDCKMCDCPSIAMCEPNTGECQCPTNVIGALCDKCAPNTYGFHQVIGCEECNCNYMGIANGNQQCDMFNGSCSCRDNIVGRACDGCANGFYEFPRCSMCSCHQPGTELEVCDKIDGSCFCKKNVVGRDCDQCIEGTYNLQDSNPEGCTTCFCFGKTSRCDNAYLRVYNVSLMKRVSINSADFQENTIDFEVWDVKPEDLMLNETTLQADFTSREVNDQRVAYFGMLDYLLNQNSHISAYGGDLAYTLYFTSGFVGKAIVAPDVILLSKNQVLVHQSYEQPSSNLVFKNRLEMIESNFMTQTGKPVSRADFMMALRDLEAILIRANYWEQTLNTRLSDVYLTLADEDTDGEGAYSLLPVEHCHCPPGYRGHSCEDCAPGYHRVDNGPYGGYCVPCECNGHAETCDCATGICTNCTDNTRGDHCEQCDVGYYGNATHGTRHDCMICACPLPIDSNNFATSCEISESGNEIHCECLPGYTGPRCESCANGFYGSPETAGDVCKPCECSGNINPAEQGSCDTRTGECLRCLNNTFGMACNLCAPGFYGDAIKLKNCQSCDCDEMGTLECDPYEGKCRCHENVIGERCDQCKPDHYGFDSGVGCRSCDCGTASNSTQCDQHTGHCLCKPGVTGRQCDRCAVDHWKYEKEGCSPCNCNQGYSRAGTGCNPQTGQCVCLPGVIGDRCEACPNRWVLTEDGCMECNNCHHALLDVTDRLRDQIDGVLQDFQTVTMAFFTTQKLNYYDVLADELAPKVTNLDPNSVNLAPSRELNSELEAASKAYAKQVNQTLSNALDIRQRSGVLLTNVSTVHLDALDSVNQAREALAAVDALSQNLEATATTKSGAALEEAQHILDKINGTQIELQSNELVLDKARELYDEVDKLVEPIKQQNRSLNALKDDIGEFSDKLEDLFSWSDEAQKQSSDVERLNVANRKAYDNSKFDTVSEQQQEAGKNILEAGNYLINGELTLNQIASKLEDLRNALQELKEVNKGGDEYLPAVESQHNEADELTLQAELRAVELSASAASLANQYTDMTAHAEPAIQASTAYSDIEEAVEAAKELGLNAANAAENAVKIQNGIEERAGTSDKESAELLQKARQSLRKVQDDLEPRLNGSAGKVQEISQLNAATEEQVKDINILLRKLSNETQRDMWKTSDTNAGDALEILQNVLETLKPVSGQTPKELDKARNISRDVDITNKDVSQANNQLDSVEVSVPKLTELANEIEEQQQHVSEQSQRLGQDIEHLKRQIETARRIANNINVGVRFTPSTVLELKTPEKAPLLATKTKLSTYFRTNEPNGFLLYLGNDNKTSQKNNDFVALEIVNGYPIATIDLGNGPERITSDKHVADGEWYQAIFDRVGSNAKLTIRQQLPNGEIVEHKNANVLEGANNVLHVDRNSRLFVGGYPGPSDFTAPDDIRASSFRGDIEDLRIGDESIGLWNFVYGEENKQGADERTVLVEEKAPVTGLRFKGNGFVQLKATPYNLKSRSSIQFKFKAAKDASNGLLFFYGRNKHFMSIEMVDGAIFFRFKLGNGMVSSGSQDRYNDNKWHHVVAERDGRQGLLKVDNVLLFHDKAPADADAEMPKLQRMYFGGYPGRRNHSDIVEQNFDGCIDEVSITGYRVDLTQYVNGTGFVEGCPDKYSTSLSYAPHDYGFLRIANVSSENKFDVVLRFKTKQPNGVLFYAANHDQSSTIGLTLNDGYLTLNSMGSELVVTERQFDDGEDHVVTVHHDAQQLRLSVDDAQDARLPEIPAPLEIRGGDIFFGGLPDNYIPPKSAISTLAYYVGCINDVTVNGEIINFADSAERKNGNINGCPQDILAYEPSLLSTYYPSGANELEPPSPAKVPTSVFVAHTTTTTTTTAAPTTSTTTTTTTTTTTTTTTAAPPVVIPEEKPLPPLGPPTTQRTLVAKPRPEPNLPTDQRCKLPVNPNYDVDFVEAGYRFYTLQDQRLEFHSLPVKVRKHYDISISVRTNYPNGVLFYAPGQEAGDFIVVYLLDGYVYHHVHVGATIDAKIVSEEDIIDGNWHTVEFMRTNHRIILSIDGKEQPGAVELNGDRQPPTFNVNFPIYVGGYTKYVESDIKLITTLSGSTSYYNGCLRDIKFNGKALETEPVVHDVVPCTDQVESGVFFHKPTGYVKLFERFSVGSEILINFDFRPREPDGLLFSVHGKNSYLILELVDNTLFFTVKSDTKNVVVANYTLNDNASFCDGKWRNVQAIKSKFVITIAVDYVSSQPGVGNEGSAVTKTNRPLFMGGHHAFQKAPGIKTKKTFKGCIANVQINKKPVVITPNLIFGDIWQGSCPKN; this is encoded by the exons ATGGGGCGGGTTATGGCCCCATACAGTGCAATGGGCGTGGCCCTTGCATTGTGTTTGATTGTTGCGCTTTGTAATGCTGAACTGACGCCGCCATATTTCAATTTGGCCACTGGCCGCAAGATACATGCAACTGCCACATGTGGCGAGGACACCGATGGACCCGAACTCTATTGTAAATTGGTCGGCGCAAATACGGAAAATGATCACAACAAATACTCGGTTATCCAAGGACAG GTCTGCGATCATTGTGATCCCAAAATACCGGATAAGAATCATCCGCCAGAGAACGCAATTGACGGCACCGAGGCCTGGTGGCAGAGTCCTCCCTTGTCCCGAGGCATGAAATTCAACGAAGTCAATTTGACCATCAATTTCGAACAG GAATTCCATGTCGCCTACTTGTTTATTCGCATGGGCAACTCGCCACGTCCGGGTCTCTGGACGCTGGAGAAGTCGATGGATTATGGCAAGACCTGGATGCCGTGGCAGCACTTTTCCGATACGCCCGCCGATTGTGAGACCTACTTTGGCAAGGACACCTACAAGCCAATTACGAAGGACAACGATGTCATTTGCACCACAGAATACTCGAAAATTGTACCGCTGGAGAATGGTGAAATCCCCGTGATGCTGCTCAATGGACGTCCATCGGCAACGAACTACTTTAACTCAACGGTGCTGCAGGAATGGACACGTGCCACAAATGTGCGCATTCGTTTGTTGCGTACCAAGAATCTGTTGGGTCACTTGATGTCGGTGGCACGCCAAGATCCGACGGTCACACGTCGTTACTTCTACTCGATCAAGGACATTTCGATCGGTGGTCGTTGCATGTGCAACGGTCACGCAGACACCTGCGACGTCAAGGATCCCAGCAGCCCAGTGCGCATTCTCGCCTGTCGTTGCCAGCATCACACGTGTGGCATTCAGTGCAACCAATGTTGTCCTGGCTTCGAGCAGAAGAAGTGGCGTCAGAACACCAATGCGCGTCCCTTCAACTGCGAAC CCTGCAATTGCCATGGCCACAGCAACGAATGCACTTACGATGAGGAGGTCAACCGCAAGGGTTTGTCCCTGGACATCCATGGACACTACGATGGCGGCGGCGTCTGCCAGAATTGTCAGCACAACACCGAGGGCACCAACTGCAACAAGTGCAAGCCCAAGTTCTATCGCCCGCGTGGCAAATACTGGAATGAAACCGATGTCTGCAGTC CTTGCAATTGCGATCTGTCGTATTCGACCGGACACTGCGAGGAGGAAACGGGCAAGTGCGAGTGCCGTGCTGCCTTCCAGCCACCCAATTGCGACTCCTGTGCCTATGG CTACTACAACTATCCGCAGTGCCGCGAATGCGAGTGTTACTTGAATGGCACCAACGGCTACAACTGCGAGGCTATCAATGGCATCTGTCCATGCAAGAAGAACTTTGCTGGTGCCCTGTGCAAGGAGTGTGCCGAATCCTACTATGGCTTTCCCGAGTGCAAGGCTTGTCAGTGCAATCAGCAGGGATCGATCAACAACGATTGCGATATCGTCTCTGGCAATTGCACGTGCCTCAGCAACTGGGGCGGCGCTCGTTGCGAACGTTGCAAGGATGGTTACTACAACGAACCAACCTGCACAT ATTGCGACTGCGATCATGAAGGTACCGAGCCAGAGATTTGCGACAAGCAGTCGGGTCAGTGCATCTGTCGTGAAGGATTTGGTGGACCCCGTTGCGATCGCTGCTTACCAGGATATTACAATTATCCCTATTGCAAGCCTTGCAACTGCTCCACCACAGGCAGCTCGGCTAACACCTGTGACAACTCTGGCAAATGCAGCTGTCTGCTTAACTATTCCGGCAAGCTGTGCAACATGTGCAGCGCAGGATATTACAACTATCCCGATTGCTTAC CCTGCAACTGCGACGAGCATGGCTCCGAGGGCGTTACCTGCAATGAGAACGGTTGCTTCTG CAAACCCAACTTTGATGGTCGTCAATGCGAACGCTGCAAGGAATCTTTCTACAACTTCCCCGCCTGCGAGGATTGTAACTGCGATCCCGCTGGCGTCATCGATCAGTTTGCCGGTTGCGGTTCTGTGCCAGTAGGTGAACTCTGCAAGTGCAAGGAACGTGTGACGGGTAGAATTTGCAATGAATGTAAACCGCTCTATTGGAATTTGACCATTAGCAATGCCGAGGGTTGCCAGGAATGTGATTGTTTCATTGACGGCACCATCTCCAGCCTGGACACCTGCGCCTCCAAGTCCGGCCAATGTCACTGCAAACCTCATACAACCGGACGCAGCTGCAATGAATGTCGCGATGGCACCTTCGATCTGGATGCCGCCTCGCTGTTTGGCTGCAAGGATTGCGCTTGCGATGTGGGCGGCTCCTGGAATAGCGAATGCGACAAGGTCACCGGTCAGTGCAAGTGCCATCCTCGCATCAATGGACGTGCCTGCACACAACCCTTGACCACCCATTACTTCCCCACGCTGCATCAATTCCAATACGAGTACGAGGATGGTTTGCAGCCATCGGGTGCTCAAGTGCGTTATCAGTATGACGATAAGGTCTTTCCGGACTTTAGCAGCAAGGGTTATGCCGTGTTCAATGACATTCAGAACGAAGTACGCAACGAGCTGACAGTCTTCAAGTCCTCGTTGTACCGAATTGTCATTCGCTACATGAATCCAAATGATGTGAACGTCACGGCCAGCATTCTGATTCAGTCTGAGAATCCCCTCGAGGTGGATCAAAA cGTTAAGGTGCTGTTGCGTCCCACAACGGAACCCGAATTTGTCACCGTCGCCGGACCCCAGGGCAACAAACCCTCAGCTGTTGTGCTAGATCCATCGCCTTCACCCTACACCTTCATCACCAGGGCCAACAAGAATGTGATGCTCGATTACTTTGTGTTGTTGCCAGGTGCCTACTACGAGGCATCGATCCTCACACGCCAGATTGCCAATCCCTGTGAGCTGGGCAACATGGAGTTGTGTCGCCACTACAAGTACGCTTCCGTTGATGTCTTTGAACCGGCCACCGTGCCTTTCGTTGTGGATAGCGATGGTAAACCGAACAAGCCCACAGAGTTCTATACCGACTCCGAGCATCTGCAGATAACTGGCCATACGGGAGACATTCCAGTGTTGAGCAACAAGCAGAAGGAACTCAACTATATTGTTGATGTGCCGCGTAGTGGTCGCTACATCTTGGTGATCGATTACATTAGTGATCGTAATTTCGCGGTGCCCTATGATATCGAGCTGCGCGTGGGCAAGGATGAGAATTCGCTCTCCTCAGTGTATCTCTATCCCTGTCTCTATTCGACCGTCTGCCGTACGCCCATTAATGACGATGGTCGCGAAAAGTCATTCTACATTAACAAGGATGATTTGATGCCAGTGACGCTCTTC ACGGAGGACGACGACGAATTCCGCGCGCCCATCATTTCAGTGACTGCTATTCCAGTGGAAGAGTGGTCCATTGACTTTATAAATCCCAGTCCCGTTTGCGTAATTCACAACAATCAATGCGCCGCACCCAAATTCCGTTCGGTGCCCGATTCCAAAAAGATTGAATTCGAAACCGATCACGAGGATCTGATTGCCACCAATAAACCAAACTATGCCGTCATGGATGAGCGTGTGAAACTCATCTTTTTGGATAGCCGTCAGAATGGTTCAATTGTCGTTGAATCCAAAGTTGCTGACCCGGGACGTTATGTCATCCTGGTGAAGTACTATCAGCCCTATCATCCCAAGTATCAGGTGCTCTACACTCTGACTGCTGGCAAGAATCAATACGATGGCAAGTTCGATATCAAACATTGCCCCTCCAGCTCTGGTTGTCGTGGTGTCATTCGTCCCACTGGTGATGACATGTGGTTCGATATTGAGGATGACTTTAAGTTTACGCTGACG AACTCTCGCCCTCTTGGTGTTTGGCTAGACTACTTGGTGGTGGTGCCATTGGAGCAGTACAACGACGATCTGCTGGTGGAGGAGACCTTTGATCAGACCAAGGAGTTTATCAAGAACTGTGGTCAGGATCATTTCCACATCACCCACAATGCCAGCCAATTCTGTCAGAATGCTGTCTTCTCGCTGACAGCGGACTACAACAGCGGTGCCTTGCCTTGCAACTGTGACTACGAGGGATCAACCAGTTTCGAGTGTCATCCATTTGGTGGTCAGTGCCAGTGCCGCAAGAATGTCATTGGACGCCAGTGTACGGCTTGTCGTCCTGGCTTTTTCG gCTTCCCTGATTGCAAAATGTGTGATTGCCCGAGCATCGCCATGTGCGAGCCCAACACTGGAGAATGTCAGTGTCCCACCAATGTCATAGGCGCTCTATGCGACAA ATGTGCGCCCAACACTTACGGCTTCCATCAGGTGATTGGCTGCGAggagtgcaactgcaactacatGGGTATTGCCAACGGTAATCAGCAGTGCGACATGTTCAACGGATCCTGTTCGTGTCGTGACAACATCGTTGGCCGCGCTTGCGATGGTTGTGCCAATGGTTTCTACGAGTTCCCCAGATGTAGCATGTGCAGCTGCCATCAACCCGGTACCGAACTGGAGGTGTGCGACAAGATCGACGGCAGCTGTTTCTGCAAGAAGAACGTGGTGGGCAGAGACTGTGATCAGTGCATCGAGGGTACTTACAATCTGCAGGACAGCAATCCCGAGGGTTGTACCACTTGCTTCTGCTTTGGCAAGACCTCACGTTGTGACAATGCTTATTTGCGTGTCTACAATGTCAGCCTGATGAAACGGGTTTCTATCAATTCGGCAGACTTCCAAGAAAACACGATTGATTTCGAAGTGTGGGATGTAAAGCCAGAGGATTTGATGTTGAATGAGACGACGCTGCAAGCGGACTTCACGAGCCGCGAAGTGAACGATCAACGTGTCGCCTACTTTGGCATGCTGGACTATCTGCTCAATCAGAACAGTCATATCTCTGCCTATGGCGGTGATCTTGCTTACACCCTGTACTTTACCTCCGGTTTTGTGGGCAAAGCAATTGTGGCTCCCGATGTTATTCTGTTGAGCAAGAATCAAGTGCTCGTGCATCAGAGCTACGAACAGCCCAGCAGTAATTTGGTATTTAAGAATCGCCTGGAAATGATTGAGAGCAATTTCATGACCCAGACCGGTAAACCTGTGAGTCGTGCCGACTTTATGATGGCTCTACGCGATCTAGAAGCGATTTTGATACGTGCCAATTACTGGGAACAAACGCTGAACACACGGCTCTCCGATGTCTATCTGACGCTGGCCGATGAGGACACCGATGGCGAGGGCGCGTATAGTTTGCTGCCCGTAGAGCATTGTCACTGCCCGCCCGGGTACAGGGGACACTCATGCGAGGATTGCGCCCCCGGCTATCATCGCGTAGACAACGGACCCTATGGCGGTTATTGTGTGCCCTGCGAGTGCAACGGTCATGCCGAGACCTGCGATTGTGCCACTGGAATCTGCACCAATTGCACGGACAATACACGCGGCGATCACTGTGAACAATGCGATGTTGGGTATTATGGTAATGCCACTCACGGTACACGACACGATTGTATGATCTGCGCCTGTCCGCTGCCCATCGATTCGAATAACTTTGCCACCAGTTGCGAGATCTCCGAGTCAGGCAATGAAATCCATTGTGAGTGCTTGCCGGGTTACACGGGACCGCGTTGTGAGTCGTGTGCGAATGGTTTCTACGGTTCTCCCGAAACTGCTGGCGATGTCTGCAAACCGTGCGAATGCTCGGGCAACATTAATCCTGCGGAGCAAGGATCTTGTGATACACGCACTGGCGAATGTCTGCGCTGCTTGAACAACACCTTTGGCATGGCGTGCAATCTGTGTGCTCCTGGCTTCTATGGCGATGCCATCAAGCTGAAGAATTGCCAATCTTGTGATTGCGATGAAATGGGCACGCTGGAGTGCGATCCCTATGAGGGCAAGTGCAGGTGCCACGAGAACGTCATTGGTGAGCGTTGTGATCAGTGCAAACCCGATCATTATGGCTTTGATTCTGGCGTTGGCTGCCGCTCTTGTGACTGCGGTACTGCCTCCAATTCGACGCAGTGCGACCAACACACCGGACACT GTCTCTGCAAACCTGGCGTCACGGGTCGTCAATGCGATCGCTGTGCCGTCGATCACTGGAAATACGAGAAGGAAGGCTGCTCGCCTTGTAACTGCAACCAGGGCTACTCCCGCGCCGGCACCGGCTGCAATCCGCAGACGGGACAATGTGTCTGTCTGCCCGGTGTCATTGGCGATCGCTGCGAGGCGTGTCCCAATCGCTGGGTGCTCACCGAGGACGGTTGCATGGAGTGCAACAATTGCCATCATGCTCTGCTCGATGTGACCGATCGTCTGCGCGATCAAATTGATGGCGTACTCCAGGACTTCCAGACCGTGACAATGGCATTCTTTACTACACAGAAGCTTAACTATTACGATGTGCTGGCCGATGAGTTGGCACCCAAGGTGACGAATCTGGATCCCAACAGTGTGAATCTGGCGCCATCGCGTGAATTGAACAGCGAACTGGAAGCAGCCAGCAAGGCTTACGCCAAGCAGGTGAATCAAACGCTCAGCAATGCGTTGGATATACGACAACGATCAGGAGTGCTCCTGACCAATGTTTCAACCGTGCATTTGGATGCCTTGGATAGCGTGAATCAAGCACGAGAAGCCCTGGCTGCTGTGGATGCACTTTCTCAGAATCTGGAGGCGACGGCGACCACAAAGAGCGGAGCTGCCTTGGAGGAAGCACAGCACATACTTGACAAGATCAATGGCACTCAAATTGAGCTGCAATCCAATGAGCTTGTGCTCGACAAAGCGCGTGAATTGTACGATGAGGTTGACAAACTGGTCGAGCCCATTAAGCAACAGAATCGCAGCCTCAATGCGCTGAAGGACGACATTGGTGAGTTCAGTGACAAGCTGGAGGATCTCTTCAGCTGGAGCGATGAAGCGCAAAAGCAGTCGAGCGATGTGGAACGTCTGAACGTGGCCAATCGCAAGGCCTACGACAACTCCAAGTTCGATACGGTGTcggagcagcaacaggaggCTGGCAAAAACATTTTGGAGGCCGGAAACTATTTGATCAATGGCGAACTGACGCTCAATCAGATTGCCAGCAAGCTGGAGGATTTACGCAACGCTCTACAGGAACTCAAGGAAGTCAACAAGGGTGGGGACGAGTATTTGCCCGCAGTCGAGAGTCAGCACAATGAAGCCGACGAACTCACTTTGCAGGCGGAACTACGCGCCGTCGAATTGAGTGCAAGTGCCGCCAGCTTGGCCAATCAATACACGGATATGACCGCCCATGCGGAACCGGCGATCCAGGCATCTACCGCGTACTCAGACATTGAGGAAGCCGTCGAGGCTGCCAAGGAGTTGGGCCTGAATGCGGCCAACGCCGCTGAGAATGCTGTAAAGATTCAGAATGGCATTGAGGAGCGAGCGGGTACATCGGACAAAGAATCCGCCGAGTTATTGCAGAAGGCACGTCAATCGCTGCGCAAGGTACAGGATGATCTGGAGCCACGTCTCAATGGTTCAGCGGGCAAGGTGCAGGAGATTTCGCAGTTAAATGCCGCCACCGAAGAGCAGGTGAAGGACATTAACATTTTGCTACGCAAGCTGTCCAACGAGACACAACGTGACATGTGGAAGACTTCAGATACGAATGCGGGCGATGCGCTGGAGATACTGCAAAATGTGCTCGAGACGCTGAAACCGGTGAGCGGACAAACACCCAAGGAACTGGACAAGGCACGCAACATTAGTCGCGATGTGGACATTACCAACAAGGACGTTTCGCAGGCCAATAATCAGCTGGATAGCGTTGAGGTGTCTGTGCCCAAGCTCACCGAACTGGCCAACGAGATtgaggagcaacagcaacatgtcAGTGAGCAGAGCCAACGGCTCGGTCAAGATATTGAGCATCTGAAGCGACAGATTGAAACCGCACGACGCATTGCCAACAACATCAATGTGGGTGTCAGGTTTACGCCTAGCACAGTGCTCGAGTTGAAGACCCCGGAGAAGGCGCCGCTGCTGGCTACAAAGACAAAGCTCTCGACATATTTCAGGACGAATGAGCCCAATGGTTTCCTCTTGTATCTGGGCAATGACAACAAGACCAGCCAGAAGAACAATGATTTCGTTGCTCTGGAGATTGTCAATGGATATCCAATTGCCACCATTGATTTGGGCAATGGTCCCGAGCGCATCACAAGTGATAAACATGTCGCCGATGGTGAATGGTATCAGGCCATCTTCGATCGCGTCGGTTCTAATGCCAAGCTCACCATACGCCAACAGTTGCCCAATGGCGAGATTGTCGAACACAAGAACGCCAACGTTTTGGAGGGTGCCAACAATGTGCTGCATGTGGATCGCAATAGTCGCCTGTTTGTCGGCGGTTATCCGGGACCTTCGGACTTTACCGCACCCGATGACATACGCGCCAGTTCGTTCCGCGGTGATATTGAGGATTTGCGCATTGGTGACGAGAGTATTGGTCTTTGGAACTTTGTGTATGGCGAGGAGAACAAACAGGGCGCCGATGAACGTACAGTGTTGGTCGAGGAAAAAGCGCCCGTCACCGGTTTGCGCTTCAAGGGCAATGGTTTCGTGCAATTGAAGGCAACGCCCTATAATTTGAAGTCACGTTCGAGCATTCAGTTTAAGTTCAAGGCTGCCAAGGATGCAAGCAATGGTCTGTTGTTCTTCTATGGCCGCAATAAGCATTTCATGTCCATTGAGATGGTCGATGGTGCCATCTTCTTCCGCTTCAAGCTGGGCAATGGCATGGTCTCATCCGGCAGCCAGGATCGCTATAATGACAATAAATGGCATCATGTTGTCGCCGAGCGTGATGGTCGCCAAGGTCTACTCAAGGTCGATAATGTGTTACTCTTCCACGACAAGGCGCCAGCGGATGCTGATGCCGAGATGCCCAAGCTGCAGCGCATGTACTTCGGTGGTTATCCTGGACGTCGCAATCATTCGGATATTGTTGAGCAAAACTTTGACGGTTGCATCGATGAAGTATCCATCACTGGTTATCGCGTGGATCTTACTCAGTATGTCAATGGCACCGGCTTCGTTGAGGGTTGTCCCGACAAGTACTCCACCTCGTTGTCTTATGCCCCGCATGATTATGGTTTCCTGCGCATTGCAAATGTGTCATCGGAGAACAAGTTCGATGTGGTATTGCGCTTCAAGACCAAACAGCCAAATGGTGTGCTCTTCTATGCCGCCAATCATGATCAAAGCTCCACAATTGGCTTAACACTGAATGATGGCTATCTCACGTTGAACAGCATGGGCAGCGAGTTGGTTGTGACCGAGCGGCAGTTCGATGACGGCGAGGATCATGTGGTCACCGTGCATCACGATGCCCAACAGCTCCGATTGTCTGTTGACGATGCACAGGACGCGCG GCTGCCTGAAATTCCCGCACCCCTGGAGATCCGAGGAGGCGACATCTTCTTTGGCGGTCTGCCCGACAACTATATACCACCTAAGAGCGCTATCTCAACGCTGGCCTACTATGTGGGTTGCATCAACGATGTTACCGTCAACGGCGAGATTATCAACTTTGCGGACAGCGCGGAGCGCAAGAACGGCAACATCAACGGTTGTCCACAGGACATTCTAG CCTACGAGCCTAGCTTGCTGTCCACCTACTATCCCTCGGGTGCCAATGAATTGGAGCCGCCATCACCAGCTAAGGTTCCCACCAGTGTTTTTGTGGCAcacacaacaacgacaacaacaaccaccgcAGCACCCACAACATCCactacaacgacaaccacaactactaccaccaccaccaccacaaccGCCGCACCGCCAGTTGTGATTCCCGAGGAGAAACCACTGCCACCGCTAGGACCACCGACAACACAGCGTACGCTGGTGGCAAAGCCACGTCCAGAGCCCAATTTGCCAACGGATCAGCGCTGCAAACTGCCGGTGAATCCCAACTATGATGTGGACTTTGTCGAGGCTGGCTATCGGTTCTATACACTGCAGGATCAGCGTCTCGAATTCCATTCGCTGCCCGTCAAGGTGCGCAAGCACTACGACATTAGCATCTCGGTGCGCACCAACTATCCGAATGGTGTGCTCTTCTATGCTCCCGGCCAGGAGGCTGGTGACTTTATTGTCGTCTATCTGCTCGATGGTTATGTCTATCATCATGTGCATGTGGGCGCCACCATTGACGCCAAGATCGTCAGCGAGGAGGACATCATTGATGGCAATTGGCATACGGTTGAGTTTATGCGCACAAATCACAGAATTATTTTGTCCATCGATGGCAAGGAACAGCCGGGGGCTGTTGAGCTGAACGGCGATCGTCAGCCGCCAACCTTCAATGTGAACTTCCCCATCTATGTGGGCggttataccaaatatgtggAGTCCGATATCAAATTGATTACAACGCTATCCGGATCCACGTCCTATTACAATGGCTGCCTGCGTGACATCAAGTTCAATGGCAAGGCCTTGGAAACGGAGCCCGTGGTGCACGATGTTGTGCCCTGCACGGATCAAGTGGAGAGCGGTGTGTTCTTCCACAAGCCCACGGGTTATGTGAAGCTCTTTGAGCGCTTCTCCGTTGGCTCCGAGATACTGATCAACTTTGACTTCCGACCACGTGAACCAGACGGTTTGCTCTTCTCGGTGCACGGCAAGAATTCGTATTTGATTCTGGAACTGGTGGACAACACGTTGTTCTTCACAGTCAAGTCGGATACCAAGAATGTGGTGGTGGCCAACTATACACTAAATGACAACGCCAGCTTCTGTGATGGCAAGTGGCGCAATGTTCAGGCCATCAAGTCTAAGTTTGTCATCACCATTGCCGTTGACTACGTCAGCTCGCAGCCGGGTGTTGGCAACGAGGGATCCGCGGTGACCAAGACGAATCGTCCACTGTTCATGGGCGGTCATCATGCGTTCCAGAAGGCGCCGGGCATCAAGACCAAGAAGACATTCAAGGGCTGCATTGCCAATGTCCAAATCAACAAGAAGCCTGTTGTCATTACGCCCAATCTCATCTTTGGCGACATCTGGCAAGGAAGTTGCCCCAAAAACTAA
- the LOC132790202 gene encoding uncharacterized protein LOC132790202: MVLLKVIKYLVGCVVRVCNELSQNMNSLNKMFKYHLLEAN; the protein is encoded by the exons ATGGTGCTGTTGAAAGTGATCAAATATCTAGTGG gCTGCGTTGTGCGTGTCTGCAATGAGCTGTCCCAGAACATGAATTCACTTAACAAGATGTTTAAATATCATTTACTCGAGGCGAATTAG